The region TGGTATGAAAGTAACTTCATTTTCCAGAGGATTTTTTGTGTCCAATTCATGATCACTATTCTGGTAGATGCTGAAACCCTCTGGATAGGGAATAGGCGTATCTTCTGAATATTCAGTGGATTCTTTTATTGTACGGTTCAGTCCTTTATCCTGACCTTCTTCTATTGGGACCGGAGTTGAATGGAATTCAGGGTCTATTTTCTGTGCTGTGATTTGCAACATTTTCCCGTGTTTGGTTTCTGTAATGGTACAGTTCCATCCGGTTGGCTTATTAAGATTATTTTCTGATTTAAGGCCCTCTGAAAAAAAAGATTCATTACCATCAGAAGGAAGAGGTAAATACAGGGTCACATTGTGGAGGGGTTGCAATGTTTTAATGCTTATATCATACTGATATTCACTCTGGAAAGTATCTTCGTACATCTGGTTCTGGTGGTTGATCCATAGAACCGAGGCTGCTATAATTAAAATGGTAAATATTAGCAATATTTTAATTAATTTGTTCATAGATGCTTTTAGTAGTATAATTATAAGTTTTTATCTCTTGAAATCCTATATAGGAAGAACAAACATATTTGATTGCTTAAGAATATCTGTTATACAGGAGATACCAATTTATGGACATTTCAAAAAGTTATAAAATATTTGGAATAACCCTGGTGGTTGCATCAACCATTCTTTACTTCTTCCATTACCTGATTTTTCACGACCCACACCACATATTCATATTCCTTGTGAGTGATATAGCATTTGTTCCAATAGAGGTTTTGCTTGTCACGATGATATTACATAAACTGCTTAGTGATATGGAGAGAAGTAAGCGGCTTGAAAAATTGAATATGGTCATCGGTGTTTTTTTCAGCGAAGTGGGAACGAAATTGCTCACTTTCTTTTCAGACGCCGATCCAGGTCTTGAAAATGTTCGAAATCGGCTAATCGTAAGGAAAGACTGGACCGACGAAGATTTTGAGGAAATTACTACATTCCTGCGCAATTATGAATATTCGGTGAATATAGGCAACGTAGACCTTGTCTACCTGCGTGATTTCCTGCGAAAACACCGCAGTTTCATGGCAGGTTTACTTGAAAATCCTTCACTGCTTGAACATGAATCCTTTACGGGTCTATTGCGTGCAGTATTCCACCTGATGGAGGAACTGGTTAATCGTGAGGATTTGCAAAATCTCCCCGAGTCGGATTTCGATCATCTTGGCCTGGATATAGAAAGGGCTTATAGCAGGCTTGTCATAGAATGGCTGGATTACATGAAGTATTTAAAGGACAACCACCCATATCTCTTCTCCCTGGCAATGCGAACCAATCCTTTTGACACAAAGAGCTCTGCAGTAGTCCATTCGTGAAGTGACTGTATTTAGTTTCCAGCTGCGGATAAATAACGAGAGAAAAAAATGAAAATTCTATCAGGAAAGCACCCATCCAGACAAATTACCCTGCTATTCCTGGGAACTTTCTGTGTTTTTCTGGCCCTTTTATCTTTTATTCCCCTGCTGCCACCCATATCTGCAGAACTCAACATTTCCCGCTCAAACCTGGGATGGGTGGCAGGAATTTTCATGATATGTATGGCCTTTTTCCAGATTCCCTTTGGCATGATGTCAGACAGGTTGGGAAGAAAGCCCATGATAATCGGCGGGATATTCATTTTTTCCAGCGGATTATTTGTGACTTCATTTGCTTATTCCTTTCTAACCCTGCTGGGGGCCCGTGCTATTTCAGGAATAGGGGCTGCAATCTTTTTTTCAACCTCATTCACGATGATCGGTGATCTTTATGAATTAAAAGAGAGGGGAAAAGCCATGGGTGTAATAGCCATTGCTGTGGGGTTGGGTACGATTTCCGGATATATAGCCGGGGGGACGCTAGGAGAAGAATACGGATGGCGACTTGTCTTCAAGACACTTTCATTGATCGTTTTTCTTGTATGTGCTATCTTTTTCCTGCTGGAAGAGACTGCTCCTGAGTATCGGGAAGGTACCCATTTCCTGAAACTTATGACCCTGTCAATCAATCTTTTCAAAACCCGCACCATTTTATTTGTGACCTTTATAGCGATGTTCTGCAACATGGCTTCCATCGGTGCCACCTACGTGCTGCCCTTTTTTGCCCAGGACCAGGGTATATCTACATCAACTACCGGTTTATTGTTCGTACCCTTTGCAGCGGTCAGTTCAATAAGTGCTTCAGGTTGCGGCAAATGCTCCGATACAATCGGCCGGAAAAAACCTCTGGTCGCAGTCACGTTCGTGGCAGCGGTAGCTTTACTCCTGTTCTGCAGGATGCCCGTGGACCCTCTGGCAATCGCCCTGAATTTCGCCCTGGTGGGTTTGTGTTTCAGCCCGGTTGTAACACTCACCTCAACCATCCTGGTGGATGAGGTGGTACGTACCGATGCAAGCATACTGGGCACCACGATGAGTACGTTCAATATGATTCGCTGGCTTGGTGCAGCGCTGGGTCCGGTGATAGCAGGGGTGATGCTGGACCAGTACGGTGCACGTGCTTCATTGCTGGTGCTGGCGTTGCTTGTGACGGCGGCGTTTGTGCTGGCGGTGGGGTTGAGGGAGAAGTGGGAGTGAAGGCTGGTTATTTTGCGTGTGGTACAAGAGTGTTGCGTCCTGATTGTAAGCATTTGTTATTTTTTGCTGTGACAGGTGAAATTTTAATTTGGGCCTGGGATTTTGATAGTGAATATTGTTCCCTTTTCTTTTTCA is a window of Methanohalophilus mahii DSM 5219 DNA encoding:
- a CDS encoding MFS transporter, which codes for MKILSGKHPSRQITLLFLGTFCVFLALLSFIPLLPPISAELNISRSNLGWVAGIFMICMAFFQIPFGMMSDRLGRKPMIIGGIFIFSSGLFVTSFAYSFLTLLGARAISGIGAAIFFSTSFTMIGDLYELKERGKAMGVIAIAVGLGTISGYIAGGTLGEEYGWRLVFKTLSLIVFLVCAIFFLLEETAPEYREGTHFLKLMTLSINLFKTRTILFVTFIAMFCNMASIGATYVLPFFAQDQGISTSTTGLLFVPFAAVSSISASGCGKCSDTIGRKKPLVAVTFVAAVALLLFCRMPVDPLAIALNFALVGLCFSPVVTLTSTILVDEVVRTDASILGTTMSTFNMIRWLGAALGPVIAGVMLDQYGARASLLVLALLVTAAFVLAVGLREKWE